A stretch of the Balneola vulgaris DSM 17893 genome encodes the following:
- a CDS encoding MFS transporter, protein MNSQKSTSYFILFSLWLLVFSASSQIMILAPILPEIGKMLDTPTEYLGNLITVYAIMVGIFAIIMGPFSDKIGRRKILLIGSGGMAIFLFSHQLVYDFKSFLIIRAMTGMAGGVLSGAAVAYVGDYFPYEKRGWANGWVMSGIAVGQILGIPLGTFMAEHFGFRSPFIVFGVVMTLTYIIIYFKVPQPNVELHTDKLTVFSSLSKYVKLLKRPEVSFVALSYLLMFLSLSVFIIYLPTWLEDSFEVNLSTIGYIFAVGGVANVIAGPSSGWLSDKIGRKNMIIFSCLGLSLLMASTTYIVQNVGHAFLLFPAAMILIAMRISPFQALSSELVKSNNRGTLMSLLVAIGQIGYGIGGTVAGPLYSLKGYASNTFFGAISILVMALIVWKFVPEPKLDTKPVIDPSFIE, encoded by the coding sequence ATGAATTCACAGAAAAGCACGTCTTATTTTATTCTTTTTTCTCTGTGGCTGCTGGTTTTTTCTGCTAGTAGTCAGATAATGATATTAGCCCCAATACTACCAGAAATAGGCAAAATGCTAGATACCCCTACTGAATATCTCGGGAATCTAATTACAGTTTATGCAATAATGGTTGGAATATTTGCCATTATTATGGGGCCCTTTTCTGATAAAATTGGTCGTAGAAAGATATTATTAATAGGATCTGGAGGTATGGCTATATTCCTATTTAGCCATCAATTAGTTTACGATTTTAAAAGTTTTCTAATAATTAGAGCTATGACGGGTATGGCTGGTGGCGTACTTAGTGGTGCTGCCGTTGCCTATGTGGGCGATTATTTCCCCTATGAAAAACGTGGGTGGGCAAATGGCTGGGTAATGAGTGGTATTGCTGTTGGGCAAATATTGGGTATACCATTAGGTACTTTTATGGCTGAACATTTTGGTTTTAGATCACCATTCATTGTATTCGGTGTGGTAATGACCTTAACATATATCATCATTTACTTTAAAGTACCTCAACCGAATGTAGAATTGCATACCGATAAATTAACCGTATTCAGTTCTCTTTCTAAATACGTGAAGCTGCTAAAGCGTCCTGAGGTTTCATTTGTAGCTCTCTCCTATTTATTAATGTTCTTGAGCTTATCCGTCTTTATAATTTACCTACCAACTTGGTTAGAGGACAGTTTTGAAGTCAATCTGAGTACAATTGGCTATATATTTGCTGTTGGTGGTGTAGCTAATGTAATTGCTGGGCCAAGTTCTGGTTGGCTTTCTGATAAAATAGGCCGTAAGAATATGATTATCTTTTCTTGCCTAGGATTATCCTTATTAATGGCATCAACTACTTATATAGTTCAAAATGTAGGCCACGCTTTTTTGCTTTTTCCAGCAGCAATGATTTTAATTGCCATGAGAATTAGCCCCTTTCAAGCTCTCTCCTCTGAGTTAGTAAAATCTAATAATCGTGGAACCTTAATGAGTTTGTTAGTAGCTATTGGTCAAATAGGTTATGGAATTGGGGGTACCGTTGCAGGACCTCTTTATTCGTTAAAGGGATATGCTAGTAATACATTTTTTGGTGCTATTTCTATTTTAGTGATGGCATTAATTGTATGGAAATTTGTACCTGAACCGAAGTTAGATACAAAACCAGTTATAGATCCATCCTTTATTGAATAG